The Lactuca sativa cultivar Salinas chromosome 2, Lsat_Salinas_v11, whole genome shotgun sequence genome includes a window with the following:
- the LOC111882084 gene encoding uncharacterized protein LOC111882084 → MEAASHTCCRIDSLPRSLASNDCSTRFTAGRRSFPSIVRVKRRNGVTRAVATEPKPKAADPRTSRTVNGSSINGTSTRMETVSQEIKRVRAQMEENEQLASLMKGLRGQNLNDSNFAADDVELRLVETDESSELLPMIYDPAIISAYWGKRPRAVATRILQLTSVAGGFLSRLAWDVINKKVKENEVSRAIELREIVTSLGPAYIKLGQALSIRPDILSPAAMTELQKLCDKVPSYPDDIAMALLEEELGEPWQNIYSELTTSPIAAASLGQVYKGRLKENGDLVAVKVQRPYVLETVTVDLFIIRNLGLALRRFPQISLDVVGLVDEWAARFFEELDYINEGENGTYFAEMMKKDLPQVVIPKTYTKYTSRKVLTTQWVDGEKLSQSTESDVGELVNVGVICYLKQLLDTGFFHADPHPGNMIRTPDGKLAILDFGLVTKLTDDQKYGMIEAIAHLIHRDYDAIVKDFVKLGFIPEGVNLDPILPVLAKVFDQALEGGGAKNINFQELASDLAQITFDYPFRIPPYFALIIRAIGVLEGIALVGDPEFAIVDEAYPYIAQRLLTDESPRLRSALRYTVYGKAGVFDAERFIDVMQAFESFITAAKSGGGEDLNGDMAELGLLQNQTNFTFPRFQSPASQEQLQPIQTRAALAFLLSDKGNFFREFLLDEIVKGIDAVTREQLVQVMSVLGLQNPTPIFSMVPTFVNIRPTGLIPYITEEDKIILNNVQKIIEFLTSSDSRPRSSDQGLDVNRIIQELIPIMPGLSAKVLPEVLTRLSSRVMARLIRDTFL, encoded by the exons ATGGAAGCTGCCTCTCATACCTGTTGCAGAATCGACTCCCTTCCTCGCTCGTTAGCTTCTAACGATTGCAGTACCAGATTCACCGCCGGTCGCCGTTCCTTTCCGAGCATTGTTAGGGTTAAGCGACGGAATGGAGTGACTCGTGCTGTCGCAACTGAACCGAAGCCCAAAGCAGCCGATCCTAGAACCTCAAGAACCGTCAATGGATCTTCAATCAACGGCACTTCCACG AGAATGGAGACAGTTTCACAAGAGATTAAAAGAGTTAGGGCTCAGATGGAAGAGAACGAACAATTGGCATCACTTATGAAAGGGCTTAGGGGTCAAAATTTAAATGATTCTAATTTTGCTGCCGACGATGTTGAACTTCGCCTTGTAGAG ACTGATGAAAGTAGCGAATTATTGCCGATGATATATGATCCTGCTATCATCTCTGCATATTGGGGTAAAAGGCCACGAGCTGTTGCCACACGTATCCTTCAACTGACGTCTGTTGCAGGAGGGTTTCTTTCTCGTCTTGCTTGGGACGTGATAAATAAGAAGGTTAAAGAG AATGAAGTTTCTCGGGCAATTGAGTTGAGGGAAATTGTAACCTCTTTGGGTCCCGCATACATAAAACTTGGGCAAGCATTGAGCATTAGGCCAGACATATTGTCCCCTGCTGCAATGACTGAACTTCAAAAGCTTTGTGATAAGGTTCCATCATATCCAGATGACATTGCCATGGCACTTCTAGAAGAAGAACTTGGAGAGCCATGGCAAAACATCTATTCAGAGCTCACAACTTCTCCTATAGCAGCAGCCTCACTTGGGCAGGTGTATAAGGGCAGATTAAAGGAAAATGGGGATTTGGTTGCTGTTAAGGTACAAAGGCCTTATGTACTTGAAACAGTAACTGTTGATTTATTCATCATAAGGAACTTAGGATTGGCTCTTCGACGTTTTCCTCAG ATATCTTTGGATGTTGTTGGGCTAGTTGATGAATGGGCTGCCCGTTTCTTTGAGGAGCTTGATTATATTAATGAGGGTGAAAATGGAACATATTTTGCAGAGATGATGAAAAAAGACCTTCCACAA GTTGTGATACCAAAGACATACACTAAATACACATCAAGAAAAGTTCTTACTACACAATGGGTAGATGGTGAAAAGCTTTCACAAAGTACAGAAAGTGATGTTGGGGAGCTAGTGAATGTTGGAGTTATATGCTACCTAAAGCAG TTGCTTGATACAGGCTTCTTCCATGCTGATCCACACCCTGGAAATATGATTCGCACTCCAGATGGAAAGCTAGCTATTCTTGATTTTG GTCTTGTAACAAAACTGACAGATGATCAAAAATATGGAATGATTGAAGCAATTGCTCACCTAATTCATCGAGACTATGATGCTATTGTTAAAGATTTTGTGAAACTTGGTTTTATTCCAGAAGGGGTAAATTTGGATCCAATATTACCTGTTTTAGCCAAAGTATTTGATCAAGCCCTTGAAGGTGGAGGAGCAAAAAATATCAACTTTCAAGAATTAGCATCtgatttagcacaaataacattCGATTATCCATTTCGCATTCCTCCTTATTTTGCTCTTATAATTAGAGCAATTGGAGTTCTTGAGGGTATTGCTTTAGTAGGGGATCCAGAATTCGCCATTGTTGATGAAGCATATCCTTATATTGCACAg AGGCTACTTACTGATGAATCACCACGTTTAAGGAGTGCTTTGCGATACACAGTGTATGGAAAAGCTGGAGTTTTTGATGCTGAAAGATTCATTGATGTGATGCAAGCTTTTGAGAGTTTTATAACAGCCGCCAAAAGTGGTGGAGGGGAGGATCTAAATGGTGACATGGCAGAGCTTGGACTCCTACAAAATCAGACAAACTTCACATTCCCAAGGTTTCAATCACCTGCATCTCAGGAACAACTACAGCCTATTCAAACACGAGCAGCTTTAGCATTTCTGTTATCCGACAAAGGGAATTTCTTCCGAGAATTCCTCTTAGATGAG ATAGTGAAAGGCATTGATGCTGTTACAAGAGAGCAATTGGTCCAAGTGATGTCAGTATTAGGACTCCAAAATCCCACCCCAATTTTCAGCATGGTTCCTACCTTTGTAAACATCAGGCCAACTGGCTTAATCCCTTACATAACAGAAGAGGACAAAATCATACTCAACAATGTTCAAAAAATCATTGAATTCCTAACCTCTTCAGATTCAAGACCTCGATCATCTGATCAG GGTTTAGATGTGAATCGCATAATTCAAGAGCTTATTCCAATAATGCCTGGCTTATCAGCCAAAGTGCTACCAGAAGTGCTAACCAGGCTATCTTCTAGAGTTATGGCGCGTTTGATTCGGGATACGTTTTTGTAA
- the LOC111882085 gene encoding uncharacterized protein LOC111882085, whose translation MSRLITTKRLASNIFTFKQASRTFCNDASTKLNNVPFETQFNKEDEGVTNDVPQHDIAIVGGGMVGMALACSLASMPLTKHLSIAIIDSNPALTNMPSIKKDDPPDPRVSTVTPATISLFKGIGAWEFVEQHRHAYFDKMQVWDYTGFGFTRYNARDADKDVLGCVVENKVLHKSLLSCLQKKDLKKTIYPARLSSMSLPTRSSVSNGSSKSLANLAKLELTDGTNVYAKLVVGSDGNKSRVRELSGIKTTGWNYSQSAVICTVEHPSENSTAWQRFLPAGPIALLPIGNNFSNIVWTMSPKDASNHKIMNQHDFIKAVNHALDSGHGPRPESRILGGDVIPSFFKPNVTSAVNEGFEIPPKVVKVVSERMAFPLSLMHANDYVAKRVVLIGDAAHTVHPLAGQGVNMGYADVAALSNVIGDGVAVGSDIGEVTLLKKYETERKTANIAMMAVLDGFQKAYSVDFGPLNILRAAAFNGANVFAPLKRNIISYASGERSLPFLS comes from the exons ATGAGCAG GTTGATTACAACAAAAAGGCTTGCTTCAAACATATTCACATTCAAACAGGCTTCAAGGACATTTTGCAATGACGCGTCGACAAAATTAAACAATGTTCCATTCGAAACCCAATTTAACAAA gaaGATGAAGGTGTTACAAATGATGTTCCTCAGCATGACATTGCTATTGTTGGAGGTGGCATGGTTGGAATGGCCCTTGCTTGTTCACTAG CAAGTATGCCATTGACAAAACACTTGTCTATTGCCATAATTGACAGCAATCCTGCTTTGACAAATATGCCCTCCATCAAGAAAGATGACCCCCCAGATCCAAGGGTCAGTACAGTCACACCTGCAACTATATCTCTTTTTAAAG GTATTGGTGCTTGGGAATTTGTTGAACAACATCGACATGCTTACTTTGATAAAATGCAG GTATGGGATTACACTGGGTTTGGGTTCACAAGGTACAACGCAAGAGATGCAGACAAAGATGTTTTAGG atgtGTTGTGGAGAACAAGGTGCTGCATAAATCTTTATTGTCATGTTTGCAG AAGAAAGATTTGAAGAAAACAATCTATCCTGCAAGATTGTCATCAATGTCACTTCCAACCCGTTCATCAGTTTCAAATGGTTCATCAAAGAGTCTTGCAAATTTAGCAAAGTTGGAGTTGACTGATGGCACAAATGTCTATGCTAAATTGGTG GTCGGATCAGACGGAAACAAATCACGTGTCCGTGAATTATCCGGAATCAAAACCACGGGATGGAATTACTCCCAAAGCGCCGTCATCTGCACCGTCGAACACCCCTCCGAAAACTCCACTGCATGGCAACGATTCCTCCCCGCGGGCCCCATCGCCCTTCTCCCAATCGGCAACAATTTTAGCAACATCGTTTGGACCATGTCTCCAAAAGACGCATCAAATCACAAAATAATGAACCAACACGATTTCATCAAAGCCGTAAACCACGCGCTCGATTCCGGCCACGGTCCACGGCCGGAATCGCGTATTCTTGGCGGTGATGTGATTCCGTCGTTTTTCAAACCCAATGTGACATCGGCGGTGAACGAGGGATTTGAGATTCCGCCGAAAGTGGTGAAGGTGGTTTCTGAGCGGATGGCGTTTCCGCTTTCTTTGATGCATGCGAATGATTATGTGGCGAAACGTGTGGTTTTGATTGGTGATGCGGCGCATACGGTTCACCCGTTGGCTGGTCAAGGGGTTAATATGGGGTATGCTGACGTGGCGGCGCTTTCGAATGTGATTGGTGATGGTGTGGCAGTGGGGTCGGATATTGGTGAG GTAACTTTGTTGAAGAAATATGAAACTGAGAGAAAAACAGCAAACATAGCAATGATGGCAGTTTTGGATGGTTTTCAGAAAGCTTACTCTGTTGACTTTGGACCACTTAATATATTAAGAGCTGCTGCATTCAATGGCGCAAATGTTTTTGCTCCATTAAAAAGGAATATAATCTCTTATGCATCAGGAGAACGTAGTCTACCTTTTCTCTCATAA